A segment of the Pirellulales bacterium genome:
GCCAGCGCCGGCTTGTCGCTGAGCGGCCACTCTGGGATACTCAAAAATCACGCCAATTGGCGGCCGCTTGCGCGGTCGCTCCCATCCCTTCACCCCGTGAACGAGTGCCATGTCGATTGCCGACCGAACGGACGTGACGAGCTTGCTGGAGCGGCTCTTGGCCGACCGCATTTTGATCATCGATGGCGCGATGGGCACGATGATCCAAGAGCACAAGTTCGAAGAGGCGGACTTTCGGGGGCGAGAATTCGCGGATCACGGCCGCGATTTGAAGGGTTGCAACGATCTGCTTTGCGTCACCCAGCCGGCGGCGATCGAGGAGATTCATCGCAAGTATCTGGAGGCGGGCGCCGACATCATCGAGACGAACTCGTTCAACTCCAATCGACTGTCGATGCTCAACTATGGTCTAGAGAATTATTGCCGCGAACTGAACCAGGCTAGCGCGGCTTGCGCGCGGCGGGCCGCCGACTGGATGACCGCGCGCACGCCCGACCGGCCGCGCTTTGTGGCCGGCTCGATTGGACCCACCGACCGTTCAGCGTCGATGTCGCGGAACGTGGACGACCCCGGCGAGCGGAACGTGACCTACGACCAGCTTGTGGAGGCCTACACCGAGCAGGTGGCGGGACTGGTGGAGGGCGGAGTCGACATTCTACTCGCCGAGACGGCGTTCGACACGCTGAACCTCAAGGCGTGCCTCTTTGCCATCGCGCAATATTTTGAAGAACACCATGTGCGCTTGCCGGTGATGGCGTCGGTGACGATCTTTCCCGGTGGGCGCACACTGCCCGGCCAGACGCTGGAGGCGTTTTGGAACTCGATTTCGCACGCCGATCTGTTGAGCGTGGG
Coding sequences within it:
- a CDS encoding homocysteine S-methyltransferase family protein; the protein is MSIADRTDVTSLLERLLADRILIIDGAMGTMIQEHKFEEADFRGREFADHGRDLKGCNDLLCVTQPAAIEEIHRKYLEAGADIIETNSFNSNRLSMLNYGLENYCRELNQASAACARRAADWMTARTPDRPRFVAGSIGPTDRSASMSRNVDDPGERNVTYDQLVEAYTEQVAGLVEGGVDILLAETAFDTLNLKACLFAIAQYFEEHHVRLPVMASVTIFPGGRTLPGQTLEAFWNSISHADLLSVG